In Quercus robur chromosome 11, dhQueRobu3.1, whole genome shotgun sequence, the following proteins share a genomic window:
- the LOC126705272 gene encoding uncharacterized protein LOC126705272: MKLRLQQVQQAQQEENQSKDNMEEEGDSQRRGTPHRRTIPDEQNSDLLREMRKEMDKLRSAIKEKTDRSVDKMVRATDSPFTAAVLECPMPSKFRLPQLEPFDGLKDPQDHLNTFKTTLGLQQPPDEILCRSFPTTLKGAAREWFTKLPNSSIDNFDQLSSAFLRHFIGGQRPRRPVDYLLTIRQGEKETLRSYVKRFTRETLEVDETDDKVQLTTFKAGLRSRDLVASLAKNPPKTMAEMLLKAQKYMNAEDALVAIKDTERPGDKAKREDDHRGQKRDRPDRRNNDGNRRKDDKNPRTIKDEHYLKWPRPLHSSPNVRDKNKYCRFHRDHGHNTEDCRDLKEQIEELIRKGKLQKYVKKGEYSKFRDNNRTQRESFTREDDHPSQPPRKVIGEINTITGGPFSGGSFRSLRKAYHRQVNNVHTMPPSKHRRTCQDMSFSEGDAKGVKQPHNDPLVIMLNIEGFNTKRILVDNESSADIIYFPAFQQLRLDPKRLRPFDYPLVSFSGDRVYPRSIVTLTVTAETYPLQLTKQVDFLVAVLVGKENHTWTIEEKEENGMETLETVELVEGNADKTTQIGTTLSPEMRTRLIKFLKENLDVFAWSQEDMPGISPEVIQHRLNVDPSRKPVQQRRRTFAPERDQAVAEEVTKLLTAGFIREVYYPEWLANVVLVKKANGK, encoded by the exons atgaagctacgGCTTCAGCAAGTCCAACAGGCTCAACAGGAAGAGAACCAGTCCAAAGATAACATGGAGGAAGAAGGGGATAGTCAACGGAGAGGAACCCCTCATAGACGAACTATTCCGGACGAGCAAAACTCGGACCTCCTTCGAGAAATGAGAAAGGAAATGGACAAGCTGAGGAGCGCCATTAAAGAAAAGACGGACCGAAGCGTGGACAAAATGGTAAGAGCTACGGATTCACCCTTCACCGCCGCGGTACTAGAATGCCCTATGCCTTCAAAATTTCGCTTACCTCAGCTTGAGCCATTCGACGGGCTAAAGGACCCCCAGGATCACCTTAATACCTTCAAGACGACTCTGGGACTTCAacaaccacctgacgagatacTGTGCCGTTCCTTCCCGAcaactctcaaaggagctgcaagagaaTGGTTTACTAAGTTACCAAACTCGTCCATAGACAACTTCGATCAGCTGAGTAGTGCCTTCTTGCGCCACTTCATAGGGGGACAACGCCCAAGGAGACCAGTAGACTACTTACTCACCataagacagggagagaaggagacTCTAAGGTCATATGTCAAGCGATTCACCCGGGAAACTCTGGAGGTAGACGAAACTGATGACAAAGTACAGCTGACGACTTTCAAAGCAGGGTTGAGATCCAGAGACCTCGTGGCCTCTCTTGCAAAGAACCCCCCAAAGACGATGGCGgagatgctcctgaaggcacaAAAGTACATGAACGCGGAAGATGCCCTAGTTGCCATAAAAGATACCGAGAGGCCAGGAGACAAGGCCAAGAGGGAAGACGACCATAgggggcaaaagagagacagaCCAGATCGTCGGAACAATGACGGGAATAGGAGGAAGGACGATAAAAATCCTCGGACG atcaaggacgagcactatctcaaatggcccaggcCATTACACTCATCCCCCAACGTacgtgacaagaacaagtattgccgGTTCCATAGAGACCACGGCCACAACACAGAAGATTGCAGAGACCTGAAGGAGCAAATAGAGGAATTAATACGGAAAGGGAAGTTACAGAAGTatgtaaagaaaggagaatatagcAAGTTCAGAGACAACAATAGGACCCAGCGTGAATCCTTCACTCGAGAGGACGACCATCCGTCCCAGCCTCCACGCAaagtgatcggggagataaacacgatcACAGGAGGACCATTCTCAGGAGGATCATTTAGATCACTCAGAAAAGCATACCATAGACAGGTGAACAACGTCCACACCATGCCTCCGTCCAAGCACCGACGAACATGCCAGGACATGTCCTTCAGTGAAGGAGACGCCAAGGGAGTAAAGCAGCCCCACAACGATCCCCTGGTCATAAtgctgaatatagaagggttcaataccaAAAGGATCCTTGTTGATAACGAGAGCTCAGCGGACATCATCTACTTCCCAGCCTTCCAGCAGCTGAGATTAGATCCAAAAAGGCTTCGCCCTTTTGACTATCCACTCGTCAGCTTCAGTGGAGACAGGGTCTACCCCAGGAGTATAGTGACACTGACGGTGACGGCAGAGACCTACCCATTGCAGTTGACCAAACAAGTAGACTTCCTGGTG GCCGTACTGGTAGGAAAGGAGAACCACACGTGGACgattgaagaaaaagaggaaaacggGATGGAGACCTTGGAAACAGTGGAATTGGTAGAAGGAAATGCGGACAAGACGACCCAGATAGGGACGACGCTAAGTCCCGAGATGAGAACAAGACTCATAAAGTTCCTTAAAGAGAATCtagatgtctttgcatggagtcaggaggacatgccaggcataTCTCCAGAAGTCATCCAGCATAGGTTGAATGTGGACCCCAGCAGGAAGCCCGTTCAGCAACGACGAAGAACCTTTGCCCCAGAGCGAGATCAGGCAGTTGCAGAGGAAGTAACCAAACTCTTGACGGCTGGATTCATCCGGGAAGTATATTATCCTGAATGGCTTGCCAACGTCGTCCTGGTAAAGAAAGCGAACGGAAAATGa
- the LOC126705273 gene encoding BAG family molecular chaperone regulator 5, mitochondrial-like → MCRTSRSQSNSATKIQSAYRAHAIRTLYKKISAVSSEADHLPSLIQRQETVDAICSNEREKLRMNEALMGLLLKLDSVPGVNPTVREARRKVSRRIVALQEILVAVSEAKTVYDDDCYEYGFVRSWDDVVAKMEEVVCRERGGDEMERFCAEHLGFRCLQRFLSGP, encoded by the exons atgtgcag aaCTTCACGATCTCAATCCAACTCCGCCACTAAGATCCAGTCCGCATACCGGGCCCACGCGATCCGCACCCTGTACAAAAAGATCTCAGCCGTCAGCTCCGAAGCTGATCACCTCCCCAGCTTAATCCAACGGCAGGAAACGGTGGACGCAATCTGCAGCAACGAGCGGGAGAAGCTGAGGATGAACGAGGCCCTGATGGGTCTGCTACTGAAGCTGGACTCGGTGCCCGGAGTTAATCCGACGGTGAGGGAGGCGAGGAGGAAGGTGAGTCGTCGGATCGTAGCATTGCAGGAAATACTCGTCGCTGTTTCGGAGGCAAAGACGGTTTACGACGACGACTGTTACGAATACGGGTTTGTGAGGAGCTGGGACGACGTCGTTGCAAAGATGGAGGAAGTGGTTTGTAGAGAAAGAGGAGGTGATGAGATGGAGAGGTTTTGTGCTGAGCATTTGGGGTTTCGTTGCTTGCAGAGATTTCTCAGTGGGCCCTGA
- the LOC126705271 gene encoding disease resistance protein RPV1-like encodes MAPSFAPSFSTPKLIHEYEVFVSFRGADNRTGFTSHLFAALDRKTIHAFKDDINLPGGEKIGPELLRAIETSRIAVVVFSKKYATSDWCLDELVKIMECKRVFNQRVFPIFYNVSQPEVLEQKGNFAELPNGPEDKRNSWRAALTEAANLAGLHFVTK; translated from the coding sequence ATGGCTCCTTCTTTTGCTCCATCCTTTTCAACCCCAAAATTGATACATGAATATGAGGTTTTCGTTAGTTTTCGTGGGGCAGATAACCGCACAGGATTCACCAGCCATCTCTTTGCCGCTTTAGACCGCAAAACGATTCATGCCTTTAAAGATGACATAAACCTCCCAGGAGGGGAAAAGATTGGGCCTGAGTTATTAAGGGCAATTGAGACGTCAAGGATTGCAGTTGTGGTGTTCTCAAAAAAGTATGCTACTTCAGATTGGTGCTTGGATGAATTGGTGAAGATCATGGAATGCAAAAGGGTGTTCAATCAAAGGGTGTTCCCTATTTTCTACAATGTGTCTCAACCCGAGGTGCTAGAACAGAAGGGGAATTTTGCCGAGCTCCCAAATGGCCCTGAAGACAAGAGGAACAGTTGGAGAGCTGCACTGACAGAGGCCGCAAACTTGGCAGGCTTGCATTTTgtaacaaaatag